The following proteins come from a genomic window of Metarhizium brunneum chromosome 2, complete sequence:
- the aptB gene encoding Lactamase-like protein aptB produces the protein MATQLTPLPAVERLSPLCIRILGGNPGKFTLQGTNTYLLGRGARRILIDTGEGRPAWIASLKSTLAEERATVDTVLISHWHHDHTGGIADVLSTAPGAAIYKHDPELGHKGIVDGQKFHVDGVSLTAIHTPGHTKDHMVFVLAEEDAMFTADNVLGQGTAVFEDMSEYLRSLHQMRQLFSGRAYPGHGPVVEDGPGKITEYIEHRQQRVDQVLQTMRGGNDGIDANGTRWSAMDLVKIIYSDVPDALHQAACNGVLQILEKLASDGIVIKHGRDLWQVNREKSTL, from the coding sequence ATGGCTACTCAACTGACTCCCCTCCCAGCTGTTGAACGGCTCAGTCCTCTATGTATTCGCATTCTCGGGGGGAACCCTGGTAAATTCACACTCCAGGGGACGAATACATATCTACTCGGGCGTGGCGCCCGTCGTATTCTGATTGACACAGGAGAAGGTCGACCAGCTTGGATAGCCTCTCTCAAGTCAACCCTGGCCGAGGAGAGGGCGACAGTAGATACGGTACTCATATCTCATTGGCATCACGACCACACTGGCGGCATTGCTGATGTCCTTTCAACAGCCCCAGGTGCGGCTATTTACAAGCATGACCCCGAACTGGGGCACAAAGGAATTGTGGACGGCCAAAAATTTCACGTCGATGGCGTCAGCTTAACCGCCATTCACACACCGGGTCATACCAAGGACCATATGGTCTTTGTGCTGGCTGAGGAGGACGCCATGTTTACAGCCGATAATGTGCTTGGGCAAGGTACCGCTGTGTTTGAGGATATGTCGGAGTATTTGCGCAGCCTTCACCAAATGCGACAATTGTTCTCCGGAAGGGCGTatcctggccatggcccggtCGTGGAGGACGGCCCAGGCAAAATTACCGAGTATATTGAGCACCGGCAACAGAGAGTGGACCAGGTTCTGCAAACCATGCGGGGGGGTAATGATGGAATAGATGCCAATGGCACGAGATGGTCTGCCATGGATCTTGTCAAAATCATCTATAGTGACGTTCCTGATGCACTCCACCAAGCGGCATGTAACGGCGTTTTGCAAATTCTTGAAAAGCTCGCCAGCGACGGCATAGTCATTAAACATGGCCGCGACTTGTGGCAGGTGAACCGAGAAAAGTCAACACTTTGA
- the MCATL gene encoding Mitochondrial basic amino acids transporter — MSTDFWAGYLSGAVGILVGNPLDIIKVQLQAGNTLVNGTRLQGTTALVTGIAAPVIGYGALNALLFVSYNRSESILQKAIGSGSDKSLCATWFAGAVGGLATWVVSAPTELVKCRAQMSASSESSWSIARNVWKREGLHGFYLGGVVTALRDSIGYGFYFWSYELANRHWPSSIQTETPSLRQEAPKILLCGGLAGIVTWASVFPLDSIKTRVQTQQSIVHPQAASIKNRPDSEGFQSTKRLGSLDVVRTMAREGGLPIFFRGLTVCSIRAFVVNAVQWAVYEWVMVEFCRDYKTRRIEHRSSMTVDER, encoded by the coding sequence ATGTCTACCGACTTTTGGGCCGGCTACCTAAGCGGGGCAGTCGGCATCCTAGTTGGCAACCCACTCGATATCATCAAAGTTCAACTACAAGCTGGTAATACTCTCGTCAATGGCACGAGGCTCCAGGGTACCACGGCTCTGGTGACGGGGATAGCGGCTCCAGTTATTGGATATGGTGCGCTAAATGCCCTGCTCTTCGTATCCTACAATCGTTCCGAAAGTATTCTTCAAAAAGCCATCGGTTCAGGCTCAGACAAGAGCCTATGCGCGACATGGTTTGCAGGAGCAGTAGGTGGGCTTGCTACCTGGGTAGTGAGTGCTCCAACCGAACTTGTCAAATGTCGTGCTCAGATGTCAGCATCATCTGAGAGCAGCTGGAGCATTGCACGCAACGTATGGAAGAGGGAAGGGCTTCACGGTTTCTACCTGGGCGGTGTGGTTACGGCACTTAGAGACAGTATAGGATACGGGTTCTACTTCTGGTCCTATGAACTAGCGAATAGGCATTGGCCCTCCAGCATCCAAACTGAAACTCCATCCCTACGCCAGGAGGCCCCTAAGATCCTGCTATGCGGGGGACTTGCAGGAATCGTCACCTGGGCAAGTGTATTCCCCCTGGATTCAATCAAAACCCGAGTCCAGACTCAGCAATCAATCGTACATCCCCAAGCTGCTTCAATCAAAAACCGCCCTGATTCGGAGGGCTTCCAGTCGACGAAACGGCTTGGCTCGCTAGATGTTGTTAGAACTATGGCTAGGGAAGGAGGGCTGCCTATATTCTTCCGCGGCTTAACTGTTTGCAGCATTCGTGCCTTCGTCGTCAATGCAGTACAGTGGGCTGTGTATGAATGGGTTATGGTGGAGTTTTGCAGAGATTACAAAACGAGAAGAATAGAACATAGAAGCAGTATGACTGTTGATGAACGCTGA